One segment of Paraburkholderia sp. PGU19 DNA contains the following:
- a CDS encoding GNAT family N-acetyltransferase, translating to MCLQNEEAGVSDPNRNDVIDYRPFTSDDIAAAHALSSAVRWRHRPDDWRFAARIGQGFVAEDASGVIGTALAWRFGGEAATLGMIIVAPERQRSGVGRKLIELLMNELGPRTLLIHASPAGLSLCETLGFQRIGTINQHQGAAFQPPLVSLPPGERLRPLGVNDAPRLVELASRASGLDRRDLLPALLDIASGIALDRDGELIGFALFRRFGDGHVIGPVVAPDSPDSPDSSRAKALISHWLALHAGMFVRIDTPVEFGLSSWLEGLGLPHVDSIEKMMRNGPLPVDAQLKQFAITSQAVW from the coding sequence ATGTGTCTTCAGAACGAGGAGGCCGGCGTGTCCGACCCAAACAGGAACGATGTGATCGACTATCGCCCTTTCACCTCCGACGACATCGCGGCAGCGCATGCGCTATCCAGCGCCGTCCGATGGCGGCATCGTCCCGACGACTGGCGCTTCGCGGCACGTATCGGCCAGGGCTTCGTCGCCGAAGACGCGAGCGGCGTGATCGGCACCGCGCTAGCGTGGCGCTTCGGAGGCGAGGCTGCGACGCTCGGCATGATCATCGTCGCGCCCGAACGGCAGCGAAGCGGCGTTGGACGCAAGCTGATCGAACTGTTGATGAACGAACTCGGCCCGCGCACGTTGCTGATTCACGCGAGCCCGGCAGGCCTGTCGCTGTGCGAGACACTCGGCTTTCAGCGCATCGGTACGATCAACCAGCATCAGGGCGCGGCGTTTCAGCCGCCGCTCGTTTCGCTGCCACCGGGCGAACGGCTGCGTCCACTCGGTGTCAACGACGCGCCGCGTCTCGTGGAACTCGCTTCGCGCGCAAGCGGACTGGACCGGCGCGATCTGCTGCCGGCGCTGCTCGATATCGCGAGCGGCATCGCGCTCGATCGCGATGGCGAACTGATCGGCTTTGCACTGTTCAGGCGTTTCGGCGACGGGCATGTGATCGGCCCCGTCGTCGCGCCTGATTCACCCGACTCACCCGATTCCAGCCGCGCGAAGGCGCTCATCAGTCACTGGCTCGCGCTGCACGCGGGCATGTTCGTGCGGATCGATACGCCCGTCGAGTTCGGGCTTTCGTCGTGGCTCGAAGGACTTGGGCTGCCGCATGTGGATAGCATCGAGAAGATGATGCGCAATGGACCGCTGCCCGTCGACGCGCAGTTGAAGCAGTTCGCGATTACGAGCCAGGCAGTGTGGTGA
- a CDS encoding GNAT family N-acetyltransferase, producing the protein MESASPIIRPLCAGDAAAYASLRLCAIDEAPETFLSTRDEEEKRTIDEIEARICATANQVVFGAFAGETLVAVAGLRRYPLRPVQQKGFLWGLFVVHTHRRSGIARRLIATAVDQARAMGLTQIALNTGVENASAIALYRSTGFEAVEDEPCDEAFDDDTDCEVEMILRLG; encoded by the coding sequence ATGGAATCAGCCAGCCCTATCATCCGCCCCTTATGCGCTGGCGACGCCGCCGCCTATGCGTCGCTACGTCTGTGTGCGATCGACGAGGCCCCGGAGACTTTTCTGTCGACGCGTGACGAAGAAGAAAAACGAACGATCGATGAAATCGAGGCGCGCATCTGTGCGACGGCGAATCAGGTGGTGTTCGGCGCTTTTGCCGGCGAGACGCTCGTGGCCGTTGCGGGATTGCGGCGTTATCCGCTGCGTCCCGTGCAGCAAAAGGGTTTTCTGTGGGGGCTGTTCGTCGTGCACACGCATCGACGGAGCGGCATCGCGCGGCGCCTGATCGCGACTGCCGTCGATCAGGCGCGCGCGATGGGTCTGACCCAGATCGCGCTCAATACGGGCGTGGAGAACGCCAGCGCGATCGCGCTGTACCGGTCGACGGGCTTTGAAGCCGTGGAAGACGAGCCGTGCGACGAAGCGTTCGACGACGACACGGATTGCGAAGTCGAGATGATTTTGCGGCTCGGTTGA
- a CDS encoding pseudouridine-5'-phosphate glycosidase, giving the protein MDSKLARSWLTFSAPVAAAQAAGRPIVALESTIIAHGMPYPQNVRTAREVEAVIRDLGAQPATIALIGGRIRIGLSDDELELIARSDNVHKVSRRDLPAVLASGGLGATTVAGTMICAALAGIEVFVTGGIGGVHRGAPETFDISADLQELAKTSVAVVCAGAKSILDIGLTLEYLETHGVPVLSCGQDNFAAFYTRDSGFRADFRLDDAAEQARFIRAKWDLGLAGGVVLSTPVPEAAAMPSEEIDTLTRQALEEAATQGITGKAVTPFLLARIKALTGGRSLATNIALVKHNAEVGARLALALANQGQAAA; this is encoded by the coding sequence ATGGATTCGAAGCTCGCACGCTCGTGGTTGACGTTCAGCGCACCTGTGGCGGCCGCGCAGGCGGCCGGCCGCCCGATAGTCGCACTGGAGTCGACGATCATCGCTCACGGTATGCCTTACCCGCAGAACGTGCGGACGGCGCGCGAAGTGGAAGCGGTGATCCGCGATCTCGGCGCTCAGCCCGCGACGATCGCGCTGATCGGCGGGCGTATCCGCATTGGATTGTCGGACGACGAACTCGAGCTGATTGCGCGCTCCGACAACGTGCACAAGGTCAGCCGCCGCGATCTGCCGGCCGTGCTGGCTAGCGGCGGACTCGGCGCGACGACGGTGGCAGGCACGATGATATGCGCCGCGCTGGCGGGGATCGAGGTATTCGTGACGGGCGGCATTGGCGGCGTGCATCGCGGCGCGCCGGAGACCTTCGACATATCAGCGGACTTGCAGGAACTGGCGAAAACGTCGGTCGCGGTGGTCTGTGCGGGCGCGAAATCGATTCTCGACATCGGGCTGACACTGGAATATCTGGAAACGCATGGTGTGCCCGTGCTCAGTTGTGGGCAGGACAATTTCGCCGCGTTTTATACACGCGACAGTGGCTTTCGCGCGGATTTCAGACTCGACGATGCGGCGGAGCAGGCACGCTTCATTCGCGCCAAGTGGGATCTGGGCCTCGCGGGCGGCGTCGTGTTGAGCACGCCCGTGCCCGAGGCGGCCGCCATGCCGTCCGAAGAGATCGACACGTTGACCCGGCAGGCGCTCGAAGAAGCCGCTACGCAAGGCATCACGGGAAAAGCCGTGACGCCGTTTCTACTGGCGCGCATCAAGGCGCTGACAGGCGGGCGTAGCCTTGCGACCAATATCGCGCTGGTAAAACACAATGCCGAGGTCGGCGCGCGGCTCGCGCTCGCGTTGGCCAATCAAGGACAAGCGGCGGCATGA
- a CDS encoding MFS transporter, with protein MANVVQGVTTERRTRIRYGIVAMLFLVTAVNYADRATLSMAGTSMSKDLGLDAVAMGFVFSAFGWSYVIGQLPGGWLLDRFGSKRVYAASIFIWSLFTVLQGTVTFLSVSLAVTMLFALRFLVGLAEAPSFPANGRIVASWFPAAERGTASAIFNSAQYFATVLFAPIMGWVTHRFGWPYVFYFMGAVGIVVSLVWMKTVYSPKDHPRISRAELDHIKEGGALIDMDGPKKSRAENQAATPISASTQGASEAPKASYVKQLLSNRMLLGVYISQYCITTLTYFFLTWFPVYLVKERGMSILNAGFVAALPAVCGFIGGVLGGIFSDFLIRKGCSLTVARKVPIVVGMLLSTSMIACNYVDSSAVVVAIMAFAFFGKGLGALGWAVVADTSPKQIAGLSGGMFNMFGNVAAITTPIIIGYIVKATGSFSGALVFVACNALVAIVSYLVIVGEIKRVELK; from the coding sequence ATGGCCAACGTTGTGCAAGGCGTGACCACCGAACGGCGAACCCGCATCCGCTACGGGATTGTCGCAATGCTGTTTCTCGTCACGGCTGTCAACTATGCGGACCGTGCAACGCTTTCGATGGCGGGCACGTCGATGTCGAAAGACCTCGGTCTGGATGCGGTGGCCATGGGTTTCGTCTTCTCCGCGTTCGGCTGGTCGTATGTGATCGGCCAGTTGCCGGGTGGCTGGCTGCTCGACCGCTTCGGCTCGAAGCGCGTCTACGCGGCCAGCATTTTCATCTGGTCGCTGTTCACGGTCCTGCAGGGCACGGTGACTTTTCTGAGCGTGTCGCTCGCCGTCACCATGCTATTCGCGCTGCGCTTTCTGGTGGGCCTGGCCGAAGCGCCGTCGTTTCCCGCCAATGGCCGCATCGTCGCTTCGTGGTTTCCCGCTGCGGAGCGCGGCACGGCGTCGGCCATTTTCAACTCCGCGCAGTACTTCGCGACGGTGCTCTTCGCGCCGATCATGGGCTGGGTCACGCATCGTTTCGGCTGGCCGTATGTGTTCTATTTCATGGGGGCGGTGGGCATCGTCGTGAGCCTCGTCTGGATGAAGACGGTCTACAGCCCGAAGGACCATCCTCGCATCAGCCGCGCAGAACTCGACCATATCAAGGAAGGCGGTGCGCTCATCGATATGGACGGCCCGAAAAAGAGCCGCGCCGAGAATCAGGCCGCAACGCCCATCAGTGCTTCTACGCAAGGCGCAAGCGAAGCGCCGAAAGCGTCGTACGTCAAGCAACTGCTCAGCAACCGGATGCTGCTCGGCGTATACATCAGCCAGTATTGCATTACGACGCTCACGTATTTCTTCCTGACGTGGTTCCCCGTCTATCTCGTCAAAGAGCGTGGCATGTCCATTCTCAATGCGGGCTTTGTCGCGGCATTGCCAGCGGTGTGCGGATTCATCGGCGGCGTGCTCGGCGGCATCTTCTCCGACTTCCTGATCCGCAAGGGCTGCTCGCTGACCGTTGCGCGCAAGGTGCCGATCGTCGTGGGCATGTTGCTGTCGACCAGCATGATCGCCTGCAACTACGTCGATTCTTCGGCCGTCGTCGTCGCGATCATGGCGTTTGCGTTCTTCGGCAAGGGCCTGGGTGCGCTCGGCTGGGCGGTCGTCGCGGATACATCGCCGAAGCAGATCGCGGGTCTGAGCGGTGGCATGTTCAACATGTTCGGCAACGTTGCCGCCATCACGACACCGATCATCATCGGCTATATCGTCAAGGCGACGGGGTCGTTCAGCGGCGCGCTGGTGTTCGTCGCCTGCAACGCGCTCGTTGCGATCGTCAGCTACCTGGTGATTGTCGGAGAAATCAAGCGCGTTGAATTGAAGTGA
- a CDS encoding FAD-binding oxidoreductase, producing the protein MKLDSYWLDTAPAGIQVSEGPVEGHVDVAVIGGGFTGLSAALALGKRGASVTVLDAGRIGGGASGRNGGQCNTGVAQDYAALRAQLGVERAQGCYRAYAAAVDTVERLIRDEQIDCDYLASGKLKLAAKPHHLAHLEQTAELIQREVDPHVEIITQDRIRNEVDSDSFFGGLLQKRGGQMHMGKFAAGLANAATRNGARLFEHATVTSIAKDHGAYRIDSSRGTLRAQQVLIATGPSRHGPFGWYRRRLAPVGSFIVVTEPLPAEHLARLLPQRRSYTTSRLMHNYFRVTPDSRLLFGGRARFTASEQPSDAKSGRILQANLAATFPSLASARIDYCWGGLVDITADRLPRAGQHDGLYFSMGYSGHGTQMSTHMGQVMADVIGGNAAANPWRDFDWPAIPGHTGKPWFLPLVGAYYQIKDVFY; encoded by the coding sequence ATGAAACTCGACTCCTACTGGCTCGACACCGCGCCCGCCGGCATTCAGGTGAGCGAGGGGCCTGTCGAAGGCCATGTCGACGTCGCCGTGATCGGCGGCGGCTTCACCGGGCTGTCCGCTGCGTTGGCGCTCGGCAAGCGCGGCGCGTCGGTGACGGTGCTCGATGCAGGGAGGATCGGCGGCGGCGCGTCGGGACGCAACGGTGGCCAGTGCAACACAGGCGTCGCGCAGGACTATGCGGCGCTGCGCGCGCAGTTGGGTGTCGAGCGCGCGCAGGGTTGTTATCGCGCGTATGCGGCCGCCGTCGATACCGTCGAGAGGTTGATTCGCGACGAGCAGATCGATTGCGACTATCTCGCGTCGGGCAAGCTGAAGCTCGCCGCGAAGCCGCACCATCTCGCGCATCTCGAACAGACGGCCGAATTGATCCAGCGTGAAGTCGATCCCCACGTCGAGATCATCACGCAAGACCGGATTCGCAACGAAGTCGATTCGGACAGTTTTTTCGGCGGCCTGCTGCAAAAGCGCGGCGGTCAGATGCATATGGGCAAGTTCGCGGCCGGGCTGGCGAACGCGGCAACACGCAATGGCGCGCGGCTATTCGAGCACGCCACCGTCACATCGATCGCAAAGGATCACGGCGCGTATCGCATCGATTCGTCGCGCGGCACGTTGCGCGCGCAGCAGGTGTTGATCGCGACGGGGCCTTCGCGGCATGGGCCGTTCGGCTGGTATCGACGCCGGCTCGCGCCCGTTGGCTCGTTCATCGTCGTGACGGAGCCGCTGCCTGCCGAACACCTTGCGCGTCTGCTGCCGCAGCGCCGCTCGTACACGACGAGCCGCCTGATGCACAACTACTTCCGCGTCACGCCCGATTCACGCTTGCTGTTTGGCGGACGCGCACGCTTCACCGCCTCCGAGCAGCCGTCCGACGCAAAGAGCGGCCGCATCCTGCAAGCGAATCTCGCGGCGACGTTCCCGAGCCTTGCGAGTGCGCGCATCGACTATTGCTGGGGCGGACTCGTCGATATTACGGCGGACCGTCTGCCGCGCGCCGGGCAGCATGACGGCCTGTACTTTTCGATGGGCTACAGCGGCCACGGCACGCAGATGTCGACGCACATGGGCCAGGTGATGGCCGACGTGATCGGCGGCAATGCGGCGGCAAACCCGTGGCGCGATTTCGACTGGCCCGCGATTCCGGGACATACGGGCAAGCCGTGGTTTCTGCCGCTCGTCGGCGCGTACTACCAGATCAAAGACGTTTTCTATTGA
- a CDS encoding haloacid dehalogenase type II, protein MIDFEPKYITFDCYGTLTKFRMADMAREMYADRLHGAELEQFVAFFAGYRRDEVLGAWKPYRDVIVNSVRRACKRMNIEFNEAEAEKFYLAVPTWGPHPDVPEGLSRLAKKYKLVILSNASNDQIQSNVDKLGAPFHRVFTAQQAQSYKPRMQGFEYMFDQLNCNPQDVLHVSSSLRYDLMTAHDMGIKHKAFVKRGHEPSTPYYEYYEVDTIGDLAAKLGL, encoded by the coding sequence ATGATCGATTTCGAGCCGAAGTACATCACGTTCGACTGCTACGGCACGCTGACGAAATTCCGTATGGCCGACATGGCTCGCGAGATGTACGCCGACCGCCTGCACGGCGCGGAACTGGAGCAATTCGTCGCGTTCTTCGCGGGCTATCGCCGCGACGAAGTGCTCGGCGCATGGAAGCCGTATCGCGACGTGATCGTCAACTCGGTGCGCCGCGCGTGCAAGCGCATGAACATCGAGTTCAATGAAGCAGAAGCTGAAAAGTTCTACCTCGCTGTGCCGACGTGGGGCCCGCACCCGGACGTGCCGGAAGGTCTGTCGCGTCTGGCGAAGAAGTACAAGCTCGTGATTCTTTCGAATGCTTCGAACGATCAGATCCAGAGCAACGTCGACAAGCTCGGCGCGCCGTTCCATCGCGTGTTCACCGCGCAGCAGGCGCAATCGTACAAGCCGCGCATGCAGGGCTTCGAATACATGTTCGACCAGTTGAACTGCAATCCGCAAGACGTGCTGCATGTGTCGTCGAGCCTGCGTTACGACCTGATGACGGCGCACGACATGGGCATCAAGCACAAGGCCTTCGTCAAGCGCGGCCACGAGCCCAGCACGCCGTACTACGAGTACTACGAAGTCGACACGATCGGCGACCTCGCGGCGAAGCTCGGCCTCTGA
- a CDS encoding alpha/beta hydrolase — translation MNMRTDPALLADPQLSFATVASGICIPYVERGAGEPLVFVHGSLCDYRYWDAQIAPLSAQFRCIAPSLSHYWPAAEACIQNEFGWQEHVGELAEFIVAMDLAPVHLVGHSRGGCIAFQFAREYPRLVKTLTLADPGGPLQLDGMREASLPSAMNALRAKVAGMIEEGVVEPGLELFVDSVSAPGAWRKSSDAFRMMAIDNASTLPKQFLDPLPAYSRDTASQVTCRTLLIDGQKSPRMFRNNVESLEGWIYLAERGTIAGASHGMNVANPGAFNRMLRSFIDY, via the coding sequence ATGAACATGCGAACAGACCCCGCATTGCTCGCCGATCCCCAGCTGAGTTTTGCGACCGTCGCATCGGGCATCTGCATTCCCTATGTCGAGCGCGGCGCCGGCGAGCCCCTCGTGTTCGTGCACGGTTCACTCTGCGATTACCGCTACTGGGACGCGCAGATCGCGCCCTTGTCCGCGCAGTTTCGTTGTATCGCGCCGAGCCTCAGTCACTATTGGCCGGCCGCCGAAGCGTGCATCCAGAACGAGTTCGGCTGGCAGGAACACGTCGGCGAACTGGCTGAGTTCATCGTCGCGATGGATCTGGCGCCCGTCCACCTCGTGGGTCACTCGCGCGGCGGATGCATCGCATTCCAGTTTGCGCGCGAATATCCGCGTCTCGTCAAAACCTTGACGCTCGCCGATCCGGGCGGCCCGTTGCAACTCGACGGCATGCGCGAAGCGTCGTTGCCCTCGGCGATGAACGCATTGCGCGCCAAGGTGGCCGGCATGATCGAGGAGGGCGTCGTGGAGCCTGGCCTCGAACTGTTCGTCGATTCCGTCAGCGCGCCGGGCGCCTGGCGAAAAAGCAGCGACGCGTTCCGAATGATGGCGATCGACAACGCCAGCACGCTGCCCAAGCAGTTTCTCGATCCGCTGCCCGCCTATTCGCGCGATACGGCGTCACAGGTGACATGCCGGACACTGCTGATCGACGGCCAGAAGAGTCCGCGCATGTTCCGCAATAACGTCGAAAGTCTCGAAGGCTGGATCTATCTCGCGGAACGAGGCACGATAGCGGGCGCTTCGCACGGCATGAACGTCGCGAATCCGGGTGCGTTCAACAGAATGCTGCGTTCGTTCATCGACTACTGA
- a CDS encoding molybdopterin-dependent oxidoreductase, with protein sequence MKKRQFLTSAAAIGVSITPALGATNAKAAACAAAPAILTVSGAIKRENRGALDPAFDPLMAKQLVKFSSAYTFDYPSLASLPAVTIKPTIEYDAKQHTLSGPLLAKVLEQAGTPSAGDTKISLRAVDGYAVLTTLDNIRAWRFIVATHMDGKPMPLGGLGPLWAIYDADKIPELATKPLKDRFVLSPWGLYQIQVSET encoded by the coding sequence ATGAAAAAACGCCAGTTCCTGACCAGCGCCGCTGCCATCGGCGTCAGCATCACGCCCGCACTCGGCGCTACGAATGCGAAAGCCGCCGCATGCGCTGCGGCTCCCGCGATACTCACCGTGTCCGGCGCGATCAAACGCGAGAATCGCGGCGCGCTCGATCCGGCATTCGATCCATTGATGGCGAAGCAACTCGTCAAATTCTCGTCGGCTTATACATTCGACTATCCGTCGCTCGCGAGTCTGCCCGCCGTCACCATCAAGCCAACCATCGAGTACGACGCGAAGCAGCACACGCTAAGCGGCCCATTGCTGGCCAAGGTACTCGAGCAGGCCGGCACACCCAGCGCGGGCGACACGAAGATTTCCTTGCGCGCCGTCGACGGATACGCAGTGTTGACCACACTCGACAACATTCGCGCGTGGCGCTTCATCGTCGCGACGCATATGGATGGCAAGCCGATGCCCTTGGGCGGCCTCGGTCCGCTATGGGCAATCTACGATGCCGACAAGATTCCGGAACTCGCAACAAAGCCGCTCAAGGATCGCTTCGTATTGTCTCCGTGGGGCCTTTATCAGATTCAGGTATCCGAGACATAA
- a CDS encoding aldehyde dehydrogenase family protein, with translation MDRFDPATIDVRSGHFIGGSYVDEHGPRIDVARPSDGVVYASVPVADAAMIDRAVQNAWRAWRTSGWARIAPRERARVLRRFADLVAADAETLAPLEALGSTRPVRDAFNWDVPFTAEGIRFYAEFADKIGGDVAATDHDHLGMTIAEPYGVIAAIAPWNFPLVMASWKIAPALAAGNAVVLKPSEMTPFSVLRLAELAVEAGVPPGIFNIVQGDGRTTGDALVRHPRIAKVTFTGSTRTGAAIMAACAETGTKPVTLELGGKSPQIVFADAPRIDDVARRIAGAITTNAGQVCVAGSRLLVERSIADALAERIQRIFSELKAGATWTPGTTLPPIISEPQAARIEAIVERSVTSGATLRCGGQRADAATPGAFYTPTLLTNVTPQTDAVREEIFGPVLTLQTFDTEDEALELAAHPDYGLAAGAHTADLGRALRMVRGIEAGTVWVNRYGRTSDFMIPTGGYKRSGLGKDLGRQAYEANLRFKSVLIDVRA, from the coding sequence ATGGACCGTTTCGATCCCGCAACGATCGACGTGCGCAGCGGACATTTCATCGGCGGATCATATGTCGATGAACATGGCCCGCGAATCGACGTCGCTCGCCCATCCGATGGCGTGGTCTACGCATCCGTGCCCGTCGCCGACGCCGCCATGATCGACCGCGCCGTGCAGAACGCATGGAGGGCATGGCGCACGAGCGGCTGGGCGCGCATCGCACCGCGCGAACGTGCGCGCGTGCTGCGGCGTTTCGCCGACCTCGTCGCTGCGGATGCGGAAACGCTCGCGCCGCTCGAAGCACTCGGCTCGACGCGGCCCGTTCGCGACGCGTTCAACTGGGACGTGCCGTTCACCGCGGAAGGCATCCGCTTCTACGCGGAGTTCGCCGACAAGATTGGCGGCGACGTTGCCGCGACCGATCACGATCATCTCGGCATGACTATCGCCGAACCGTATGGCGTGATCGCCGCCATCGCGCCGTGGAATTTTCCGCTCGTGATGGCGTCGTGGAAGATCGCGCCCGCGCTGGCGGCGGGCAACGCGGTCGTGCTGAAACCCTCGGAGATGACGCCCTTTTCCGTGCTGCGGCTAGCCGAACTCGCGGTCGAAGCGGGCGTGCCGCCCGGCATCTTCAACATCGTGCAAGGCGACGGACGCACGACAGGCGATGCGCTCGTGCGTCATCCGCGCATCGCGAAGGTGACGTTCACCGGCTCGACGCGCACGGGCGCGGCGATCATGGCCGCCTGCGCCGAAACGGGCACGAAGCCCGTCACGCTCGAACTCGGCGGCAAGAGTCCGCAGATCGTATTCGCCGACGCGCCGCGTATCGACGATGTCGCGCGCCGCATTGCCGGCGCGATCACGACCAATGCGGGACAGGTGTGCGTCGCGGGCTCGCGGCTGCTGGTCGAACGATCGATCGCAGACGCACTGGCGGAGCGCATCCAGCGCATCTTCAGCGAACTGAAGGCAGGCGCGACCTGGACGCCAGGCACGACGCTGCCGCCGATCATCTCCGAGCCGCAAGCGGCGCGCATCGAAGCCATCGTGGAGCGCAGCGTTACGAGCGGCGCGACCTTGCGTTGCGGCGGCCAACGCGCGGACGCAGCCACGCCCGGCGCGTTCTACACGCCGACGCTGCTCACCAATGTCACGCCGCAAACGGATGCCGTGCGCGAGGAAATCTTCGGCCCCGTGCTGACCTTACAAACCTTCGACACCGAAGACGAAGCGCTCGAACTCGCCGCGCATCCCGATTACGGTCTCGCGGCAGGCGCGCATACAGCGGATCTGGGCCGCGCGCTGCGCATGGTGCGCGGTATCGAAGCGGGCACGGTATGGGTGAACCGTTACGGCCGTACCAGCGACTTCATGATCCCGACGGGCGGCTACAAACGCTCGGGTCTGGGCAAGGATCTCGGGCGGCAGGCGTACGAAGCGAATCTGCGCTTCAAGAGCGTGCTGATCGACGTTCGCGCCTGA
- a CDS encoding cupin domain-containing protein — translation MEDDSQRELAQLVVVRPDREIATTQRLPYFVGISSTTAGAQGLSMHLVVVPPGGHAEPHIHCGYETGIYVLEGRVETRYGPGLRQSIITEAGDFLFIPPGVPHQPFNLSMTEPARAVVARNRPDEVEEVLPYGVVE, via the coding sequence ATGGAAGACGATTCACAGCGCGAACTCGCGCAACTTGTCGTCGTGCGTCCCGACAGGGAAATTGCCACGACGCAGCGCTTGCCGTACTTCGTCGGCATTTCGTCAACGACGGCGGGCGCGCAGGGCCTGTCGATGCATCTCGTCGTCGTTCCGCCCGGCGGGCATGCCGAGCCTCACATCCATTGCGGTTATGAAACGGGAATCTATGTGCTCGAAGGGCGCGTGGAGACCCGTTATGGACCGGGTCTGCGTCAGTCGATCATCACGGAAGCAGGGGACTTTCTGTTCATTCCTCCTGGCGTGCCGCATCAGCCTTTCAATCTCAGCATGACGGAGCCGGCGCGGGCGGTCGTGGCGCGGAATCGTCCCGATGAGGTGGAGGAGGTGTTGCCGTACGGCGTTGTTGAATAG